The Streptomyces sp. NBC_00224 genome has a window encoding:
- the purS gene encoding phosphoribosylformylglycinamidine synthase subunit PurS: MARVVVDVMLKPEILDPQGQAVQRALPRLGFEGIADVRQGKRFELDVEGPLDEAALARIHEMAETFLANTVIEDFTVKVEESK; the protein is encoded by the coding sequence GTGGCACGCGTCGTAGTCGACGTCATGCTCAAGCCGGAGATCCTCGACCCGCAGGGACAGGCGGTGCAGCGCGCACTTCCCCGTCTCGGCTTCGAGGGGATCGCGGATGTCCGCCAGGGGAAGCGTTTCGAGCTGGATGTGGAAGGGCCCCTCGACGAGGCCGCCCTCGCCCGCATCCACGAGATGGCTGAAACGTTCCTCGCCAACACCGTCATCGAGGACTTCACCGTGAAGGTCGAGGAGTCCAAGTGA
- the purQ gene encoding phosphoribosylformylglycinamidine synthase subunit PurQ, with product MTARIGVVTFPGTLDDRDSLRAVRIAGAEPVSLWHRDKDLKQVDAVVLAGGFSYGDYLRAGAISRFSPVMETIIEQAKAGMPVLGICNGFQILTESHLLPGAMLRNNHLHFICREQKLRVETSETAWTADYTAGQEIQIPLKNMDGRYVADERTLDELEAEGRVAFRYMDFNPNGSLRDIAGITNAAGNVVGLMPHPEHAVEPLVGTGRTDGLGFFTSILKKLVNA from the coding sequence GTGACTGCTCGCATCGGTGTCGTCACCTTCCCCGGGACGCTCGACGACCGCGACAGCCTGCGGGCCGTGCGGATCGCGGGTGCCGAGCCGGTGTCGCTGTGGCACCGCGACAAGGACCTCAAGCAGGTCGACGCGGTCGTCCTGGCCGGCGGCTTCTCCTACGGCGACTATCTGCGGGCCGGAGCCATCTCCCGCTTCTCGCCGGTGATGGAGACGATCATCGAGCAGGCGAAGGCCGGGATGCCGGTCCTCGGCATCTGCAACGGCTTCCAGATCCTGACCGAGTCGCACCTGCTGCCGGGCGCCATGCTCCGCAACAACCACCTGCACTTCATCTGCCGCGAGCAGAAGCTGCGGGTGGAGACGAGCGAGACCGCCTGGACGGCCGACTACACGGCCGGGCAGGAGATCCAGATCCCGCTCAAGAACATGGACGGCCGGTACGTGGCCGACGAGCGCACGCTCGACGAGCTTGAGGCCGAGGGCCGCGTCGCGTTCCGCTACATGGACTTCAACCCGAACGGGTCGCTGCGCGACATCGCGGGCATCACCAACGCCGCCGGCAACGTCGTCGGCCTGATGCCGCACCCCGAGCACGCCGTGGAGCCGCTGGTCGGCACCGGCCGCACCGACGGCCTCGGTTTCTTCACCTCGATCCTCAAGAAGCTGGTCAACGCCTGA
- the purL gene encoding phosphoribosylformylglycinamidine synthase subunit PurL: MSLDTVKHATGTPDVEQPWKELGLKEDEYARIREILGRRPTGAELAMYSVMWSEHCSYKSSKVHLRQFGEKVPENDAMLVGIGENAGVVDVGQGYAVTFKVESHNHPSYIEPYQGAATGVGGIVRDILAMGARPVAVVDPLRFGAAEHPDTKRVLPGVVAGIGGYGNCLGLPNIGGEVVFDECYQGNPLVNAGCIGVMKHEDIHLAKASGPGNKVILYGARTGGDGIGGVSVLASETFESTGPAKRPAVQVGDPFQEKLLIECTLEIFKEKLVAGIQDLGGAGLSCATSELASAGSGGMRVELETVPLRDATLSPEEILMSESQERMCAVVEPRYVERFMEICEKWDVIATVIGEVTDGERLEIFWHGEQIVDVPPRTVAHEGPVYERPYARPSWQDALQADDAGKLPRPQSGEELRAQVLKLVGSPNQASKSWITDQYDRFVQGNTVLAQPEDAGMVRIDEETNLGVAMATDGNGRYAKLDPYTGAQLALAEAYRNVAASGAKPLAISDCLNFGSPEDPDVMWQFAEATRGLADGCLQLGTPVTGGNVSLYNQTGDTAIHPTPVVAVLGVIDDVNRRTPIAFAQEGQLLYLLGDTREEFGGSAWSQVVHDHLGGLPPRVDLDREKLLGEILISASRDGMIDAAHDLSDGGLVQAVVESCLRGGNGARLVVPDGLSAFTFLFSESAGRAIVAVPRSEELRFTDMCGARGLPATRIGVVDGESVEVQGEFGVPLSELRQVHEATIPALLA, from the coding sequence ATGAGCCTCGACACCGTCAAGCACGCCACCGGGACGCCCGACGTCGAGCAGCCCTGGAAGGAGCTCGGCCTCAAGGAGGACGAGTACGCCCGGATCCGCGAGATCCTGGGCCGCCGCCCCACCGGCGCCGAGCTCGCCATGTACTCCGTGATGTGGTCGGAGCACTGCTCGTACAAGAGCAGCAAGGTCCACCTGCGCCAGTTCGGCGAGAAGGTCCCCGAGAACGACGCGATGCTCGTCGGTATCGGCGAGAACGCGGGCGTCGTCGACGTCGGCCAGGGCTACGCGGTCACCTTCAAGGTGGAGTCCCACAACCACCCCTCGTACATCGAGCCCTACCAGGGCGCGGCCACCGGTGTCGGCGGCATCGTCCGCGACATCCTGGCGATGGGCGCCCGCCCGGTCGCGGTCGTCGACCCGCTGCGCTTCGGCGCGGCCGAGCACCCCGACACCAAGCGCGTCCTGCCGGGCGTGGTCGCGGGCATCGGCGGCTACGGCAACTGCCTCGGCCTGCCGAACATCGGCGGCGAGGTCGTCTTCGACGAGTGCTACCAGGGCAACCCGCTGGTCAACGCCGGCTGCATCGGCGTGATGAAGCACGAGGACATCCACCTCGCGAAGGCGTCCGGCCCCGGCAACAAGGTGATCCTGTACGGCGCCCGTACGGGCGGCGACGGCATCGGCGGTGTGTCGGTCCTGGCCTCGGAGACCTTCGAGTCGACCGGACCGGCCAAGCGGCCCGCCGTCCAGGTCGGCGACCCCTTCCAGGAGAAGCTCCTCATCGAGTGCACCCTGGAGATCTTCAAGGAGAAGCTGGTCGCGGGCATCCAGGACCTGGGCGGCGCGGGCCTGTCCTGCGCGACCTCGGAGCTGGCTTCGGCAGGCTCGGGCGGCATGCGCGTGGAGCTGGAGACGGTCCCGCTCCGCGACGCGACGCTGTCTCCCGAGGAAATCCTCATGAGCGAGTCGCAGGAGCGGATGTGCGCGGTCGTCGAGCCGCGGTACGTCGAGCGGTTCATGGAGATCTGCGAGAAGTGGGACGTCATCGCCACGGTCATCGGTGAGGTGACGGACGGCGAGCGCCTGGAGATCTTCTGGCACGGCGAGCAGATCGTGGACGTACCGCCGCGGACCGTGGCCCACGAGGGCCCCGTGTACGAGCGTCCGTACGCCCGCCCTTCCTGGCAGGACGCGCTCCAGGCCGACGACGCGGGCAAGCTGCCGCGGCCGCAGTCCGGCGAGGAGCTGCGCGCGCAGGTCCTGAAGCTGGTCGGCTCCCCCAACCAGGCGTCCAAGTCCTGGATCACGGACCAGTACGACCGGTTCGTGCAGGGCAACACGGTCCTGGCGCAGCCCGAGGACGCGGGCATGGTCCGCATCGACGAGGAGACGAACCTCGGCGTCGCGATGGCGACGGACGGCAACGGGCGGTACGCGAAGCTCGACCCGTACACGGGCGCGCAGCTGGCGCTGGCGGAGGCGTACCGCAACGTGGCGGCCTCCGGCGCGAAGCCCCTCGCCATCTCCGACTGCCTGAACTTCGGCTCGCCCGAGGACCCGGACGTGATGTGGCAGTTCGCGGAGGCCACCCGTGGCCTCGCGGACGGCTGCCTCCAGCTGGGCACCCCGGTGACCGGCGGCAACGTCTCGCTCTACAACCAGACCGGTGACACGGCGATCCACCCGACGCCGGTCGTCGCCGTCCTCGGCGTGATCGACGACGTGAACCGCCGTACGCCGATCGCGTTCGCGCAGGAGGGGCAGCTGCTGTACCTCCTGGGTGACACGCGGGAGGAGTTCGGCGGCTCGGCTTGGTCCCAGGTCGTCCACGACCACCTGGGCGGGCTGCCGCCGCGGGTGGACCTGGACCGGGAGAAGCTCCTCGGCGAGATCCTGATCTCCGCCTCGCGCGACGGCATGATCGACGCGGCGCACGACCTGTCCGACGGCGGTCTGGTCCAGGCCGTGGTCGAGTCCTGCCTGCGCGGCGGAAACGGTGCGCGCCTGGTCGTCCCGGACGGCCTGTCCGCCTTCACGTTCCTCTTCAGCGAGTCGGCCGGCCGCGCGATCGTGGCGGTCCCGCGCAGCGAGGAGCTCCGGTTCACCGACATGTGCGGGGCGCGGGGTCTGCCCGCGACCCGGATCGGCGTCGTCGACGGCGAGTCGGTGGAGGTCCAGGGCGAGTTCGGCGTGCCGCTGAGCGAGCTGCGACAGGTCCACGAGGCGACGATCCCGGCGCTGCTGGCGTAG